A window from Gossypium raimondii isolate GPD5lz chromosome 7, ASM2569854v1, whole genome shotgun sequence encodes these proteins:
- the LOC105768785 gene encoding polygalacturonase At1g48100 isoform X2: MCRVNSTIIAFLSVLLFWFSSFEVTYSAREGKQWRKQSIAGGFRRLMAEGGNSDLVADATTTFNVLEYGAKGDGRTDDSKALEAAWADACKVEASTVMVPSGSTFLVGPVSFSGPNCQPNIVFQISGELDGKMPSTKPTALRFYGSNGVTVSGITIQNSPQTHLKFDDCTGVQISNFVASSPSDSPNTDGIHLQNSQDVVISAATLACGDDCVSIQTGCSNVYIHDVKCGPGHGISIGGLGKDRTKACVSNITVRDVNLQNTLTGVRIKTWQGGSGSVKQVTFSDIQVSEVETPIMIDQFYCDKGHCSNQSSAVEVSEINYVNIRGTYTVQPVHFACSDSLPCSGVSLSTIELQSVKENHPLSGPFCWETYGELKTSTEPPISCLESGKPSNAGTQSSSDSC, encoded by the exons ATGTGTAGGGTTAATTCGACAATTATCGCATTTCTTAGTGTTTTGCTGTTTTGGTTTTCGAGCTTTGAGGTGACGTACAGTGCTAGGGAAGGCAAACAGTGGAGGAAGCAGAGCATAGCTGGTGGTTTCCGCCGTCTAATGGCGGAGGGAGGAAACTCTGACCTCGTAGCCGACGCCACTACCACCTTTAATGTGTTGGAATACGGTGCCAAAGGTGATGGACGCACAGATGACTCCAAG GCACTGGAAGCCGCATGGGCTGATGCTTGTAAAGTTGAGGCATCAACAGTGATGGTTCCATCGGGTTCAACATTCCTTGTTGGACCAGTTTCTTTCTCAGGCCCCAATTGTCAACCCAATATCGTCTTTCAG ATCAGTGGCGAGCTGGATGGAAAAATGCCAAGCACCAAACCAACA GCATTAAGATTCTATGGAAGTAATGGTGTAACAGTGAGTGGGATAACGATACAAAACAGCCCCCAAACACACTTGAAATTCGATGACTGCACCGGCGTTCAGATTTCCAACTTCGTTGCTTCGTCCCCCAGTGACAGCCCCAACACCGATGGCATTCACCTCCAGAACTCCCAAGATGTCGTCATCTCCGCCGCTACTCTTGCTTGTG GGGATGATTGTGTGTCGATACAAACAGGGTGCTCAAATGTATATATCCACGATGTGAAATGTGGACCAGGCCATGGAATCAGCATCGGAGGACTTGGAAAAGACAGAACCAAAGCCTGTGTTTCCAACATTACTGTTCGAGATGTCAATTTACAAAACACATTAACTGGTGTCCGAATCAAGACATGGCAGGGAGGTTCTGGTTCAGTGAAACAAGTGACATTCTCAGACATACAAGTATCAGAAGTTGAAACTCCAATAATGATCGATCAATTTTATTGTGACAAAGGCCACTGCTCGAATCAATCTTCGGCTGTAGAAGTATCGGAGATAAACTACGTAAACATACGAGGAACCTATACAGTTCAACCGGTCCACTTCGCGTGCAGCGATAGCTTGCCGTGCAGTGGGGTATCGTTAAGTACCATCGAGCTGCAATCAGTTAAAGAAAACCATCCTCTCAGTGGACCTTTCTGTTGGGAAACATATGGTGAGCTCAAAACATCAACTGAACCACCAATTAGTTGTTTGGAGAGTGGGAAACCATCCAACGCTGGAACTCAATCCAGTTCCGATTCTTGTTGA
- the LOC105768785 gene encoding polygalacturonase At1g48100 isoform X1 produces MCRVNSTIIAFLSVLLFWFSSFEVTYSAREGKQWRKQSIAGGFRRLMAEGGNSDLVADATTTFNVLEYGAKGDGRTDDSKALEAAWADACKVEASTVMVPSGSTFLVGPVSFSGPNCQPNIVFQLDGKIIAPTSSKAWGSGLLQWIEFIKLKGITIKGKGTIDGRGSVWWNDSPTAQPQDSTTNHTISGELDGKMPSTKPTALRFYGSNGVTVSGITIQNSPQTHLKFDDCTGVQISNFVASSPSDSPNTDGIHLQNSQDVVISAATLACGDDCVSIQTGCSNVYIHDVKCGPGHGISIGGLGKDRTKACVSNITVRDVNLQNTLTGVRIKTWQGGSGSVKQVTFSDIQVSEVETPIMIDQFYCDKGHCSNQSSAVEVSEINYVNIRGTYTVQPVHFACSDSLPCSGVSLSTIELQSVKENHPLSGPFCWETYGELKTSTEPPISCLESGKPSNAGTQSSSDSC; encoded by the exons ATGTGTAGGGTTAATTCGACAATTATCGCATTTCTTAGTGTTTTGCTGTTTTGGTTTTCGAGCTTTGAGGTGACGTACAGTGCTAGGGAAGGCAAACAGTGGAGGAAGCAGAGCATAGCTGGTGGTTTCCGCCGTCTAATGGCGGAGGGAGGAAACTCTGACCTCGTAGCCGACGCCACTACCACCTTTAATGTGTTGGAATACGGTGCCAAAGGTGATGGACGCACAGATGACTCCAAG GCACTGGAAGCCGCATGGGCTGATGCTTGTAAAGTTGAGGCATCAACAGTGATGGTTCCATCGGGTTCAACATTCCTTGTTGGACCAGTTTCTTTCTCAGGCCCCAATTGTCAACCCAATATCGTCTTTCAG tTGGATGGGAAGATTATAGCTCCAACAAGTTCCAAAGCTTGGGGGTCGGGCCTCTTGCAATGGattgaatttataaaacttaaggGGATTACAATTAAAGGCAAAGGTACCATTGATGGTCGAGGTTCTGTGTGGTGGAATGACTCACCCACTGCTCAACCACAAGATTCCACAACTAATCACACG ATCAGTGGCGAGCTGGATGGAAAAATGCCAAGCACCAAACCAACA GCATTAAGATTCTATGGAAGTAATGGTGTAACAGTGAGTGGGATAACGATACAAAACAGCCCCCAAACACACTTGAAATTCGATGACTGCACCGGCGTTCAGATTTCCAACTTCGTTGCTTCGTCCCCCAGTGACAGCCCCAACACCGATGGCATTCACCTCCAGAACTCCCAAGATGTCGTCATCTCCGCCGCTACTCTTGCTTGTG GGGATGATTGTGTGTCGATACAAACAGGGTGCTCAAATGTATATATCCACGATGTGAAATGTGGACCAGGCCATGGAATCAGCATCGGAGGACTTGGAAAAGACAGAACCAAAGCCTGTGTTTCCAACATTACTGTTCGAGATGTCAATTTACAAAACACATTAACTGGTGTCCGAATCAAGACATGGCAGGGAGGTTCTGGTTCAGTGAAACAAGTGACATTCTCAGACATACAAGTATCAGAAGTTGAAACTCCAATAATGATCGATCAATTTTATTGTGACAAAGGCCACTGCTCGAATCAATCTTCGGCTGTAGAAGTATCGGAGATAAACTACGTAAACATACGAGGAACCTATACAGTTCAACCGGTCCACTTCGCGTGCAGCGATAGCTTGCCGTGCAGTGGGGTATCGTTAAGTACCATCGAGCTGCAATCAGTTAAAGAAAACCATCCTCTCAGTGGACCTTTCTGTTGGGAAACATATGGTGAGCTCAAAACATCAACTGAACCACCAATTAGTTGTTTGGAGAGTGGGAAACCATCCAACGCTGGAACTCAATCCAGTTCCGATTCTTGTTGA
- the LOC105768803 gene encoding ADP-ribosylation factor isoform X2: protein MGLSFTKLFSRLFAKKEMRILMVGLDAAGKTTILYKLKLGEIVTTIPTIGFNVETVEYKNISFTVWDVGGQDKIRPLWRHYFQNTQGLIFVVDSNDRDRVVEARDELHRMLNEDELRDAVLLVFANKQDLPNAMNAAEITDKLGLHSLRQRHWYIQSTCATSGEGLYEGLDWLSNNIASKA, encoded by the exons atggGGTTGTCTTTTACAAAGCTCTTCAGCCGGCTTTTCGCCAAGAAGGAGATGCGTATTTTAATGGTGGGTCTTGATGCAGCTGGTAAAACCACTATTTTATACAAGCTCAAGCTCGGTGAAATCGTCACCACTATCCCAACCATCG gatTCAATGTCGAGACAGTGGAATACAAGAACATCAGCTTCACTGTTTGGGATGTCGGTGGCCAAGACAAG ATCCGTCCTTTGTGGAGGCACTATTTCCAAAACACTCAAGGTCTCATTTTCGTGGTGGATAGCAATGACAGGGACCGTGTTGTTGAAGCAAGGGATGAACTGCACAGGATGTTGAATGAG GATGAATTGAGAGATGCCGTTTTGCTCGTATTTGCCAACAAACAAGATCTTCCCAATGCAATGAATGCTGCTGAAATAACTGATAAGCTTGGTCTTCATTCTCTCCGCCAGCGCCACTG GTATATCCAGAGTACATGTGCAACTTCTGGAGAAGGCCTTTACGAGGGACTCGATTGGCTTTCCAACAACATTGCTAGCAAG GCATGA
- the LOC105768803 gene encoding ADP-ribosylation factor isoform X1, which yields MGLSFTKLFSRLFAKKEMRILMVGLDAAGKTTILYKLKLGEIVTTIPTIGFNVETVEYKNISFTVWDVGGQDKIRPLWRHYFQNTQGLIFVVDSNDRDRVVEARDELHRMLNEDELRDAVLLVFANKQDLPNAMNAAEITDKLGLHSLRQRHWYIQSTCATSGEGLYEGLDWLSNNIASKASA from the exons atggGGTTGTCTTTTACAAAGCTCTTCAGCCGGCTTTTCGCCAAGAAGGAGATGCGTATTTTAATGGTGGGTCTTGATGCAGCTGGTAAAACCACTATTTTATACAAGCTCAAGCTCGGTGAAATCGTCACCACTATCCCAACCATCG gatTCAATGTCGAGACAGTGGAATACAAGAACATCAGCTTCACTGTTTGGGATGTCGGTGGCCAAGACAAG ATCCGTCCTTTGTGGAGGCACTATTTCCAAAACACTCAAGGTCTCATTTTCGTGGTGGATAGCAATGACAGGGACCGTGTTGTTGAAGCAAGGGATGAACTGCACAGGATGTTGAATGAG GATGAATTGAGAGATGCCGTTTTGCTCGTATTTGCCAACAAACAAGATCTTCCCAATGCAATGAATGCTGCTGAAATAACTGATAAGCTTGGTCTTCATTCTCTCCGCCAGCGCCACTG GTATATCCAGAGTACATGTGCAACTTCTGGAGAAGGCCTTTACGAGGGACTCGATTGGCTTTCCAACAACATTGCTAGCAAGGCAAGTGCTTAA
- the LOC105768791 gene encoding MYB-like transcription factor EOBII — MDKKPCKSQEVEVRKGPWTMEEDLILINYIANHGEGVWNSLAKAAGLKRTGKSCRLRWLNYLRPDVRRGNITPEEQFLIMELHTKWGNRWSKIAKHLPGRTDNEIKNYWRTRIQKHMNKPAEVCYSNQSDCELLDQQASSSQLPTNTTNADFMGTSYSPLSSFDYYNNIEAFSGQQQQQQIMLQSPSNQEDNYWNMEDIWSMQILNGN; from the exons atggataaaaaaccATGCAAATCCCAAGAGGTTGAAGTGAGAAAAGGTCCATGGACTATGGAAGAAGATTTGATTCTCATCAACTATATTGCCAACCATGGTGAAGGTGTTTGGAATTCTCTTGCTAAAGCTGCAG GGTTGAAACGTACCGGGAAGAGTTGCCGGCTCCGATGGTTAAACTATCTTCGACCGGACGTTCGGAGAGGCAATATCACACCGGAGGAACAATTCTTGATCATGGAACTGCATACTAAGTGGGGAAACAG ATGGTCGAAAATAGCGAAGCATTTGCCTGGAAGAACGGATAACGAAATAAAGAACTATTGGAGAACAAGGATTCAGAAACACATGAACAAACCAGCTGAGGTCTGCTATTCAAATCAAAGTGATTGTGAGTTACTAGATCAGCAAGCAAGCTCAAGCCAATTGCCTACAAATACAACAAATGCAGATTTCATGGGAACATCATATTCTCCCTTGTCATCGTTTGACTATTACAACAACATTGAAGCATTTTCgggacaacaacaacaacaacaaataatgCTCCAATCGCCATCGAACCAAGAAGATAATTATTGGAACATGGAGGATATATGGTCCATGCAGATACTTaatggtaattaa